One Streptomyces drozdowiczii DNA segment encodes these proteins:
- a CDS encoding metallopeptidase family protein — MLEMTREAFEELVAEALDRIPPELTRLMDNVAVFVEDEPESDDPELLGLYEGTPLTERGEWYAGVLPDRITIYRGPTLRMCETREDVVAETEITVVHEIAHHFGIDDERLHALGYG, encoded by the coding sequence GTGCTGGAGATGACGCGGGAAGCGTTCGAGGAACTGGTCGCCGAGGCACTGGACCGGATTCCGCCGGAGCTGACCCGGCTGATGGACAACGTCGCGGTCTTCGTCGAGGACGAGCCGGAGTCCGACGACCCGGAGCTGCTCGGGCTCTACGAGGGCACGCCGCTGACCGAGCGCGGTGAGTGGTACGCGGGCGTGCTGCCGGACCGGATCACGATCTACCGGGGTCCGACGCTGCGGATGTGCGAGACGCGCGAGGACGTGGTGGCCGAGACGGAGATCACCGTCGTCCACGAGATCGCCCACCACTTCGGCATCGACGACGAGAGGCTGCACGCGCTCGGCTACGGGTGA
- a CDS encoding DEAD/DEAH box helicase encodes MPENVENDELTAVAEAVVAETAEASEPTVTFADLGLPEGIVRKLAQNGVTTPFPIQAATIPDALAGKDILGRGRTGSGKTLSFGLPTLSALADGHTEKKKPRAIILTPTRELAMQVADALQPYGDVLGLKMKVVCGGTSMGNQIYALERGVDILVATPGRLRDIINRGACSLENVQVAVLDEADQMSDLGFLPEVTELLDQIPEGGQRMLFSATMENEIGTLVKRYLSNPVTHEVDSAQGNVSTMSHHVLVVKPKDKAPVTSAIAARKGRTIIFVRTQLGADRIAEQLVDAGVKADALHGGMTQGARTRVLEDFKKGYVNALVATDVAARGIHVDGIDLVLNVDPAGDHKDYLHRSGRTARAGKSGVVVSLALPHQRRQIFRLMEDAGVDASRHIVQGAGVFEPEVAEITGARSLTEVQADSANNAAKQAEREAAELTKQLERAQRRAVELREEADRLVARAARERGDDPEAAVAEVTAEAEAALAAAAASVPEQPAVREDRRDERGNYERRDNRGGYRGNDRRDDRGDRGDRPFRRDDRPSGGYRGNDRRDERPSFNRDRRDDRGGRPFERRDDRPSFNRDRRDDRPSGGFRSGGDRRDDRGGRSFERRDDRGGFQRRDDRPSGGFRSGGGDRPFNRDRRDDRPSGGFRSGGDRPNGRRDDHRSTGTSTGSFGRRDDKPRWKRNG; translated from the coding sequence ATGCCCGAGAACGTCGAGAACGACGAGCTCACCGCTGTCGCCGAGGCCGTCGTGGCCGAGACCGCCGAGGCTTCCGAGCCGACCGTCACCTTCGCCGACCTGGGCCTGCCCGAGGGCATCGTCCGCAAGCTCGCGCAGAACGGTGTGACCACGCCCTTCCCGATCCAGGCGGCGACCATCCCGGACGCCCTGGCCGGCAAGGACATCCTCGGCCGTGGCCGTACCGGCTCCGGCAAGACCCTCTCCTTCGGTCTGCCGACCCTCTCCGCCCTGGCGGACGGCCACACCGAGAAGAAGAAGCCCCGCGCGATCATCCTCACCCCGACCCGTGAGCTCGCGATGCAGGTCGCGGACGCGCTTCAGCCGTACGGCGACGTGCTCGGCCTGAAGATGAAGGTCGTCTGCGGCGGTACGTCGATGGGCAACCAGATCTACGCGCTGGAGCGCGGCGTCGACATCCTCGTCGCCACCCCGGGCCGGCTGCGCGACATCATCAACCGCGGCGCGTGCTCGCTGGAGAACGTCCAGGTCGCCGTCCTCGACGAGGCCGACCAGATGTCCGACCTGGGCTTCCTGCCCGAGGTCACCGAGCTGCTGGACCAGATCCCCGAGGGCGGCCAGCGCATGCTCTTCTCCGCCACCATGGAGAACGAGATCGGCACGCTGGTCAAGCGCTACCTGAGCAACCCGGTCACCCACGAGGTCGACTCCGCCCAGGGCAACGTCTCGACGATGTCGCACCACGTCCTCGTCGTGAAGCCGAAGGACAAGGCGCCGGTCACCTCCGCGATCGCCGCCCGCAAGGGCCGCACGATCATCTTCGTCCGCACCCAGCTGGGCGCCGACCGCATCGCCGAGCAGCTCGTCGACGCGGGCGTCAAGGCGGACGCGCTGCACGGCGGCATGACGCAGGGCGCGCGCACCCGGGTCCTGGAGGACTTCAAGAAGGGTTACGTCAACGCGCTCGTCGCGACCGACGTCGCCGCGCGCGGTATCCACGTCGACGGCATCGACCTGGTCCTGAACGTGGACCCGGCCGGTGACCACAAGGACTACCTGCACCGCTCGGGCCGTACCGCCCGGGCCGGCAAGTCCGGTGTGGTCGTCTCGCTGGCCCTGCCGCACCAGCGCCGCCAGATCTTCCGCCTGATGGAGGACGCGGGCGTCGACGCCTCGCGCCACATCGTGCAGGGCGCGGGCGTCTTCGAGCCGGAGGTCGCCGAGATCACCGGCGCCCGTTCGCTCACCGAGGTCCAGGCCGACTCCGCGAACAACGCCGCGAAGCAGGCCGAGCGCGAGGCCGCCGAGCTGACCAAGCAGCTGGAGCGCGCCCAGCGCCGCGCCGTCGAGCTCCGCGAGGAGGCCGACCGCCTGGTGGCGCGTGCCGCCCGTGAGCGCGGCGACGACCCCGAGGCCGCCGTGGCCGAGGTCACCGCCGAGGCCGAGGCCGCCCTCGCGGCTGCCGCCGCCTCCGTGCCGGAGCAGCCGGCCGTGCGCGAGGACCGCCGCGACGAGCGGGGCAACTACGAGCGCCGCGACAACCGCGGTGGCTACCGGGGCAACGACCGCCGCGACGACCGGGGCGACCGGGGCGACCGTCCGTTCCGCCGCGACGACCGCCCGTCGGGCGGCTACCGGGGCAACGACCGTCGCGACGAGCGCCCGTCGTTCAACCGCGACCGCCGGGACGACCGCGGCGGCCGTCCCTTCGAGCGCCGTGACGACCGTCCTTCGTTCAACCGCGACCGTCGTGACGACCGTCCGTCCGGTGGCTTCCGCTCCGGCGGCGACCGCCGGGACGACCGCGGCGGCCGCTCCTTCGAGCGCCGTGACGACCGCGGTGGCTTCCAGCGCCGTGACGACCGCCCCTCGGGTGGCTTCCGCTCCGGCGGCGGCGACCGTCCGTTCAACCGCGACCGCCGTGACGACCGTCCGTCGGGCGGCTTCCGCTCCGGCGGCGACCGCCCGAACGGCCGCCGCGACGACCACCGTTCGACCGGCACCAGCACCGGCTCCTTCGGCCGCCGCGACGACAAGCCGCGCTGGAAGCGCAACGGCTGA